ATCAGTAATGGCGGCATGGGTCCTGATGCCCAACTGCCGGAAATCTTCCGCCATTTTTTCGGTGACCAGATGCCTCCGGGATTTGATCAGGGGCAGAATGGCCGTGGTAGCGAAGAACTGCATTCACTGGGTTCCGGCTTCATCATCAGTCATGATGGTTATATTCTGACCAATGCGCATGTGGTTGATGATGCTGATCAGATCAAGGTACGGCTCAATGATCGGCGTGAACTTGATGCCAAACTGATCGGCAAGGACAAGAAAACCGATATCGCGTTGTTGAAGGTCGATGCCAATGACCTGCCGACATTGAATATCGGTGATTCCGATTCACTTCAAACCGGAGAGTGGGTAGCGGCCATCGGATCTCCATTCGGGTTCGATCATTCGGTGACGGCCGGGATCGTCAGCGCCATCAATCGCACGCTACCCAGTGAGACCTATGTCCCGTTCATTCAGACTGATGTTGCCATCAACCCGGGCAACTCCGGCGGGCCGCTGTTCAATCTCGATGGCAAGGTGGTTGGCATCAATTCGCAGATCTTCACTCGAAGCGGTGGCTTCATGGGAGTGTCATTCGCCATTCCAATCAATGTCGCCATGAACGTTGCTGATCAGCTCAAGAAAAACGGTCATGTCAGTCGTGGCTGGCTGGGTGTGGTCATCCAGCCTGTGTCGCGTGATCTGGCGGACTCCTTTGGACTGGATGAGGCGCGTGGCGCGCTGATCGCTCAGGTTGCGCCTGATAGCCCTGCAGCAAAGGCAGGTCTGCAGTCCGGTGATATTATTCTCTCGGCCGAAGGCAAGGATATTTCGAGCTCTGATGTTCTGCCGCGGATCATTGGCAAGGTTTCACCCGGCGATACGGTTGATCTCAAGCTGTTGCGCAACGGTGATCAG
This DNA window, taken from Kushneria phosphatilytica, encodes the following:
- a CDS encoding DegQ family serine endoprotease, producing the protein MLLLAIPGLATPAHAADDTALRKGLPDFTSLVKQAAPAVVNISTTREISNGGMGPDAQLPEIFRHFFGDQMPPGFDQGQNGRGSEELHSLGSGFIISHDGYILTNAHVVDDADQIKVRLNDRRELDAKLIGKDKKTDIALLKVDANDLPTLNIGDSDSLQTGEWVAAIGSPFGFDHSVTAGIVSAINRTLPSETYVPFIQTDVAINPGNSGGPLFNLDGKVVGINSQIFTRSGGFMGVSFAIPINVAMNVADQLKKNGHVSRGWLGVVIQPVSRDLADSFGLDEARGALIAQVAPDSPAAKAGLQSGDIILSAEGKDISSSDVLPRIIGKVSPGDTVDLKLLRNGDQQSVTVKVGNWPDEDDSGDVDSGQHNNQPSMGLAVSNLNADQLGQLEVDHGVLVQQVDSRGAAARAGIQRGDVIVEVNRQEIDSVSKLRDVVEKLPKDKAVPVRISRNGTPLFVALRLQAEQNNK